The DNA region GGGCCGCTCCGAGGGTGTTCCGTATCCCCGACGAGGCAGCACGGCGAAATGTGAGGCGGGGGACGTGGGGTACACGAGCGAGGTCATCGACGAGCGGCGCCATCTGACCAACCTGGCCTACCGGCTGCTCGGTTCGGTGACGGAGGCCGAGGACGCGGTGCAGGAGACGTACGCGCGCTGGTACGGGCTGACGCCCGCGCGGCAGGACGCGGTCGAGAACCCGGGCGCGTGGCTGACCACGGTCGCGACCCGGGTCTGCCTGGACCAGCTGGGCTCGGCGCGGGCCCGGCGCGAGCGCTATGTCGGCGAGTGGATCCCGGAGCCGCTGCCCGACCGCACCGAGTGGATCGGTGGCTCGGCGGGCTCCGGCCCGGTCGACCCGGCGGACCGGATCACCCTGGACGAGTCGGTGAACATGGCCTTCCTGGTGGTCCTGGAGGCGATGACCCCGGCCGAGCGCGTCGCCTTCGTCCTCCACGACGTCTTCCGCTACCCCTTCGCCGAGGTCGCCGCGATGCTCGGCCGCAGCCCGGCCGCCTGCCGCCAGCTCGCGGCCGCGGCCCGCCGCCGGGTCCCGGCCCCCGCCCCCTCCTCGCCGGCCGCGGCCCCGGCCCCGGCCGGTCTGGTGCGCGCCTTCAAGCGGGCCTGGGAGGCGAAGGACATCGACGCCCTGGTCTCCCTCCTCGCCCCGGACGCCACTCTGGTCGCCGACGGCGGCGGCCTGGCCGGCGCCGTCCTCCGCCCCCTCGAAGGCGCCGCCCGCATCGCCGACTACCTCCTCTTCATCGCCGCCAAGGCCCCCGGCCTCACCCTCCTGGAACGCACCGTCAACGGCACCCCCGGCCTGGTCGCCCGGCACACCGGCACCACCGTCACGGTCGCCGCCTTCGAGATCACGGGCGCCCAGGTCGCCCGCATCTGGGCCGTCCGCAACCCGGAGAAGCTGGGCCCCTGGCAGCCCCGGGCAGAGGAGGAAGGGGCGTAAGCCCGGGCCCGCAGCCGACCCGCCTGGCCTCTGCCTTCACGTACGCGGGGAAGAGCGAGCGCACCCAGTCCTCGCGATCTGGGCCGGGCTGCCGCCGACCGGCAATCAGCTGACGTCCTCGTAGTCCTTGAGCCGGAAGGCGCCGAGCTTGGCGAAGACCTCCGCGAACGCGCCGTCCTCGTGCCGGGCAGGCGGCTCGGCCTGGTCCGCCGGCGCTTCCCGCTGGGCGCGCATGGCGTCCCGGCTGATCAGTGCGAGGTCCTGGTTGACGGCGACGAAGTCGCGCAACTCCCTTTCGTACGCGGCGAAAGCGGCGCGGTGGTCGCCGGGTGCGGCGGCGAGCTCGCCCGCCAGGACGTACGCGGCGGTC from Streptomyces fradiae includes:
- the sigJ gene encoding RNA polymerase sigma factor SigJ, yielding MGYTSEVIDERRHLTNLAYRLLGSVTEAEDAVQETYARWYGLTPARQDAVENPGAWLTTVATRVCLDQLGSARARRERYVGEWIPEPLPDRTEWIGGSAGSGPVDPADRITLDESVNMAFLVVLEAMTPAERVAFVLHDVFRYPFAEVAAMLGRSPAACRQLAAAARRRVPAPAPSSPAAAPAPAGLVRAFKRAWEAKDIDALVSLLAPDATLVADGGGLAGAVLRPLEGAARIADYLLFIAAKAPGLTLLERTVNGTPGLVARHTGTTVTVAAFEITGAQVARIWAVRNPEKLGPWQPRAEEEGA